In the Drosophila busckii strain San Diego stock center, stock number 13000-0081.31 unplaced genomic scaffold, ASM1175060v1 chrUn_01, whole genome shotgun sequence genome, one interval contains:
- the LOC108599140 gene encoding GPN-loop GTPase 2, with protein MLQRMYGQANVENPRYGQLIIGPPGSGKTTYCNEAYKFYKELGRQVGVVNLDPANDNMAYQPVINIMELITVEDCMEHLQLGPNGALMHCAEYLLDHIEDWLIPALRKLSVTHNYFLFDCPGQIELYTHHNAMASVFERLEQERYSLVTVNLIDSHYCSEPTKFIATLLMALNTMLRMSLPHVNVLSKADLLRKHESKLHFNVDYYTDVLDLKYLLEKVDDDPTMRKYQKLNEAICSMVEDYALVSFQLLDAFSTDSMLRLRNHIDKANGYVYRAGEEQTVNALLACAVGAETEATRQQYDVDPYTQPQ; from the coding sequence atGTTGCAACGGATGTATGGTCAGGCAAATGTGGAAAACCCACGCTATGGACAGCTCATCATTGGACCACCTGGGTCCGGTAAAACCACATATTGCAATGAGGCGTACAAATTCTACAAGGAACTTGGCCGCCAGGTTGGCGTTGTTAATTTGGACCCCGCAAATGACAACATGGCATACCAGCCAGTAATTAATATAATGGAGCTTATCACTGTAGAGGATTGCATGGAGCACCTGCAGCTGGGTCCAAATGGCGCACTAATGCACTGTGCCGAGTATCTGTTGGATCATATAGAGGATTGGCTGATACCGGCGCTGCGTAAGCTTAGCGTTACACACAATTACTTTCTCTTTGATTGTCCGGGACAAATCGAGCTGTATACGCATCACAATGCTATGGCGAGTGTGTTTGAACGTCTGGAGCAAGAACGTTATAGTTTGGTTACAGTGAATCTCATTGATTCGCATTACTGCTCAGAGCCAACAAAGTTTATTGCCACGCTGTTAATGGCGCTAAATACAATGTTGCGCATGAGCCTGCCGCATGTGAATGTGCTTTCCAAGGCGGATCTCCTGCGTAAGCATGAGTCCAAGCTGCACTTCAATGTGGATTACTACACAGATGTGCTGGATCTTAAGTATTTGTTGGAGAAAGTTGACGATGACCCCACCATGCGCAAATATCAAAAGCTAAACGAGGCCATTTGTTCAATGGTCGAGGACTATGCTTTGGTATCATTTCAGCTGCTTGACGCTTTTAGCACGGATAGCATGCTTAGACTGCGAAATCATATTGATAAGGCAAATGGTTATGTATATAGAGCAGGAGAGGAACAAACTGTAAACGCATTGCTGGCCTGTGCTGTAGGCGCTGAGACGGAAGCCACGCGGCAACAGTATGATGTTGATCCCTATACGCAACCGCAGTAA